From Oxyura jamaicensis isolate SHBP4307 breed ruddy duck chromosome 26, BPBGC_Ojam_1.0, whole genome shotgun sequence:
ccggcATCTCCCCCAGGCCAGCCAAAGGCGAGGGGTGGCGGTGCTGCCGCCCCCCCGACCCGTGCACCCCGCACCAGGGCCACCACCGCtgccgtccccgtccccagcagccgcccccccccgcccagcGCCATCCCCAAGCCCCCCGGCCGGGCTGGGACGTTGGGGACGGCGCCGGGTGGGAGGGGACCCCCGCGGGCCAGCGTGGCAGCACCGAGAGGTaaggctgggtgctgcccccggggacatggggacggaCCCTCGGGGCcgccccgtgcctcagtttccccgtGCCTGCTCTCCCCCCAGGTGCAggggcggcccccgggggggctggcTCAGGGTGCCGACcagccccccccggcagccgccTGCGCCCACCCCGGAAGACGacgggcagcagcaccccgcgGTGACGGTGTTGGGGCGCCcggggaaaccgaggcacggggcggggggggcagcagtgctccccgcaccccccccaaaaggaggaggcagaggctCAGGTTGgattttgctttaattacaaAAGGTCGCACCTGCAGTAGGNNNNNNNNNNNNNNNNNNNNNNNNNNNNNNNNNNNNNNNNNNNNNNNNNNNNNNNNNNNNNNNNNNNNNNNNNNNNNNNNNNNNNNNNNNNNNNNNNNNNGGGGGGGGGAGGTGGCAAGAcacctgccccccccccccgacctgCCCCCCGTGCCCCAGCACAGCCGAGGAAGGGGTGACTGCATGGCCCCGGCCAtgtgccccccccacccccctcctgGGGGGGGTTGGCACGGTGAGGGGCCCCCgtatatccttttttttttgtatttttcatgatttttttaaataaaaccctCCATCGGGCATCAGTGGACAATTCCTGGGGGTGCCCCATggcaccgggggggggcaccccaTGCCGGCGGAGCTGCCCCATGGGTCCccggggtgtgtgtgggggggcaAACCCCTGCCGGGCGTGGGGCAGGGTCCAAAGTGCAATGGGGGGGTGCAACCCCatgccccccccctcccagtgccaccccccCGGTGTCCCTGGAGCAGGGGTGGTGACCGGCGCGCCGTCGGTTGGtgggggcggcggcgcggccggggggggggggggcacgggggggggggataaaaaCGAGACAGACAGATGCATGATCACgggggggccgggagcgggggtGCCCGCCGCGCCCGCAGCACCCGGCGCTCGCCCCGACAGACAAGGGATGGAGAGGGTGGAAGGGGGGGGGTGCAGGagcacctcctctccccccctccagcccccacatgttaatggagaaaattaaaaaacagaaatctgggcgggtggggggggggggggggggagaggaggggggggttggggggcccccccccccccccgctgccacCCGCGGGGACAGGGCCAGCACCAAGCCTGGGGCCAGCGCAGGTGCCCCCACTCCGTGGACACCCAAAAGGCCCCTGGGCACCCAAGGGACACCGCGGCACCCACTGAGCACCCTCACACCCTGTGGGCACCCAACTGGCACCCAGGGGCACCCAGTGGCCACCCCTGCACCCAACGGGCACCCAGCAGGCCCCATGGCACCTCTTTGGCACCCGATGGGCACCCCTTCACCCAGCTGCCCCTCCCGCACCCATCCGGCACCCAACGGCCACCCTTGCACCCGAGCGGCACCCAGGGGGAACCCTGGCACTCTCCTGGCACCCAGTGGCCACCCTGGCACCCAACGGGCACCCAACGGGCACCCAACAGGCACCCAACGGGCACCCCAGCACCCGAGGGGCACCCCGTGCCCGGCACTCACTCGGAGCCGGAGGAGTCCTCGTCCACGGTGCCCGCCCGGATGCTCATGGCGATGGGCGCCGCACcgctgagctgctcctgcaggctctggcggggccggggcaccCCAGGGCCCCCCCCGCGGCTGCCGTCGCTGCCCGAGGAGGCGGCGGTGCCGgtggggggcggcggggggggcgcGGGCTGCCCGGGGCGCGGGGCGCCGCTGCGCTCGCTGATGGGGGGCAAGCTCTTCTTCTTCAGGATGCCTGCGGGGACGCGGCCGTCACCGCAAGTGCTGCCCCggggcaccccccccccccccccccccccccgtgggggCGGCCGCCCGGTACCTTTGTGGGGGTGAGGCAGCGGCagggggggcctggggggcgcctcgccccccgccgccggctccACCCGCAGCGTCTCCGAGCCGCCGTGCCCGTCGCTCTCGCTGGCCGTCGTCACAAACTCCCCGGGCCAGTACGGCCGTGCCAGGGCCACCGGGCTGTCACCTGCAGGTGGGGACGGGGGCGCTGAGCCGGGGGGCACCCCCAGGACCTGAGaccccccccagacccccgtTGTGGGATTTACCCGTGGGCGCAGGCGGCTGCTCGGGGCGCAGCAGCGCGTCCCAGCCGGCACCAGCGGCCTCGTCCTCGCTGTCGGAGGAGTGCGTGGAGCCGTAGGAGCCGCTGGGGTCATCCTCCAGCGACAGGTCGCTGTCGGAATCGGTGTCATGCTCTGTGAgttgggggggggacacagaaATCAACGGGTGCCCCCACCCCGTGCTCCCAGCGGGCTGAGGACGGGCGAGCTCGGCGCACCgaccgtgctgctgctgctccgcgGCGTCCAGGAGGAGCCCGCCCGGCTCGGCCAGCGCCGGCTGCACGCGGCCACCGCTCAGCCCCGCGTCCTCCCTGCAAGACAGCGGTGACAGGAGTGTCCCAATGAATGTGTTGTGTcccacccccccctcccagcaCGACCCCCCCGCCCCGTACCTGCGCACGAAGGGGATGTAGCTGTGCTGGCTCTTGGCCACGCTGTGCAGGGACCCCGTGGAGTCCCCGAAGGGCGCCTGGTAGAGCCGGCCGGCCACGTAGGTGGTGTCACAGCTGTACGCCTGCAAGGGGACGGGGAGGTCGTGGCTGTGGTGGCACCCCCACCCCttgtgtgtccccccccatACTCACGGTGGTCAGGGTGGACTTGGTGGCCAGCGCGGGGTCGGGGCCGCGGGCACGGGCGCAGCTGGAGCGCAGGTTCTGCCGCacctccctgctcagcaccacgcagaagaggaagatgagggGGCCCTGGggtggaggagggggggggtgtGTGGGTGGGGGGCATGGAGGGAGCCCCCTCCGGCACACCTGGGGGCCATCGGCACCTGGCTGGGCAAGGGGCCCCCTGCAGGTGCCCCCCATTGGCTCCCCAAAGCAGGTGAGGGTCTCCCCACACCGGgtgctccccctcccctcccccacccctgtgcccccatgggtgcccccagcagctgcagggggagaggagctggagcgggGCGGTGCAGAGACCTCGGGGCGCTGTGCGTGGggtgggggcacgggggggggggctggggtaCCTGGAGGCAGTTGGAGATGGCGAAGAGGTAGTGGAAGAGGATGGCGTCGCTGTTGACGgcgagcagggccagcagccaggccaggctgggcagcaccagcaccaccagcgcCGTCTGCAGCCCGGAGCTGGGGGGGGACCGTGTCAGCACCCCCCGTGCCGTGGGGCAGgaccccccgggacccccgccGCGGGGACACTGTGTGGGGCCGCCCATGGgcaccctgtgctgctgccacctgtgggcagcccctgtcCTTCGTGTGCCccggcacccatgggtgctctgTGCTCTCTGTGTCCATGCCACCCACGGGTGCTCCCTGTCCTTCATGTCCTTCGGGTATCTGTGAATACCTTCCCGTGCCCCTGCCACCCACGGGTGCCCTCGGTGCCTTTCTGTGTTCCCACGGGCGCCCCCGTCCTTCACCTTCTCCCAGCACCTCTGAGTCTCCCTGCCCTTCACGTCctgccacccatgggtgcccctcTCCTTCCGGGCACCCACGCCgccctgtgccctgctcccGGCACCAACGTGCGCTATCCTTTCTGTGCCCCTACCACCCACGGGTGCTCCCTGCCCTTCCCACACCcctggcacccatgggtgcccatCGCCCCGTGCCCCCACCCCCGGCGACTCACCCCGTGCCCTTCTTCTCGAAGCCCTGGGGGGCGGCGCAGGAGGCCCTGGCCGCCAGCACGAGGAAGAAGACTCCGACCTGCGGGGCAGGGGGCGAGCGGGGAGGTGAGCGGGGGTCCCACGGGGTCCCCCGGGTCCCCTGGGTCCCCTACGCACCGCCACGGCGCAGGCGCTGGGCCCCGCCAGGCTCCAGACCAGGCTGTCGTGGATGGAGAGCCAGCAGAAGTCGGGGTTGCCGTAGCCCTCGGGGTCCAGCCCCACCGCCAGCCCTGCGCAGCCACGCGTCGGGGCGGGGCCTCAAGGGGGCGGGGCCTCAAGGGGGCGGGGCCTCAAGGGGGCGGGGCCTCAAGGGGGTGGGGTCTTAtcgggggcggggcgggggaaAGGGCATGGGACTGGAAGGTGGCTGTGCTCTTGGGGGCGGGGTAATGTGCATGGGGCGGGGCTTATATGTGTGGGGGCGGGGCGTATGCACGTGGGGGCGGGGTCATGCAAGGGGGCGGGGCCATGCCTCAGGGGGGTGGTGCTCTCGGGGCCCGGATGTGTCAGAAGGGGCGGGGCCATGCACTAAGGGGCGGAGCTAAAGCCTCGTGGGTGGGGCTGGATCTTTGAGATGGAAGGTGCTGGGGGCGGGGCCATGCTGGGGGAGGCGGGGCTATGCACTTGGgggtggggctgtgctgcctgggggaGGGGCCATGCTCTTAGGGGTGGAGCTAAGAGGCGGTCAGGCCCTTGTGGAGGGGCGGCTACAGCATTCAGGCGGGGCTAAGACCCTGGGGGAGGAGCTATGCTCTTAGGGGCGTGGCCAAGATGCTGGGGGTGGGCCtatgctctttgggggtgggGCCAGGCACGGGGGGCGGCGCCGGGCGGGGCCCTCACCGGTGATGAAggcgggcagcccccagcccagcacgtGGTAGAAGCGCATGGGCCCGCGGTCGACGTGCCGCGGCTCGCTGCGGCGCCGGTAGAGGTGCAGCGCCTCCAGCAGCGCCCAGCCCACGGCGCTCAGGTGCAGGAACTGCAGCAGGATGGCCACCACCGTGCACGCCAGCTGCGCCGCGCCCCCACCGTCACTGACGGCGCCGCGTGGAGACgctccccccggggggggggcggcctcCCGGAGCCCCGCCCGCCGCAACGCCCCGCCCACCGCGGCCACACCCCCACAAGCCACGCCCCCCAGAGCTGCACCCGCCAGGTAGCCCCGCCCACTGCAGTTGTAGGCCTAGTTAACCCCGCCCCTGGTTGGCCACGCCCATCAGCTAGCACCGCCCCTTCGTTGTCCACGCCCCTTGGTTAGCCCAGCCCCATAGCCCCGCCCCCTGGTTGGCCCCGTCCCTTCCACaatcccttccccagcagcccaggcccATGGCCCCGCCCCCGATTGAGCCCCGCCCCCTTTATCTCCACCCCGATGCAGCCCCGCCCCCTTTAGCCCCGCCCCTCACCATTCCATCCCCATCAGTGCCACCTGCCGCCCCGCCCCACCTCCCCGCCCACTGCTTAGCCCCGcccccacagcccagcccagcgTAGCTCCGCCCCCAGACGGACCCACCCCTTGCAGCCCCGCCCCCTTTcagccccgcccccccccgtgtccccgccCCCGCACCGGCAGGTCGGCCTGGTTGATGCCCAGCAGGAAGAcgagctgtgccagcagcagggcggTGGCGCCGTGCCGCCGGATGCTGTGCCGGTTGGAGCGCAGCCCCCGCAGGGcgcccagcaccagcacggccagcagcagccccgccaGCGCCACCCCCAGCGAGGCGTAGGTCAGCGCCGCCAGCGGCAGGATCTCCCCGTTCTGGTGCAccggggggggagggaggggggtcGGGACACGCCCCCGGACACGCCCCTTCAGCCACACCTACGGCGGGCCACGCCCCCCACCCGTCGGGAGCTCCGCCTCCACAGCCCCGCCCAGTTCTGCACCCCCACCCCTCTGGGGAACCATGCCCACCTCTGAGCCCCACCCCCTACATGAAGCCCCGCCCACTTCAGGGATCCGCCCCCTGCGCAGCACTGCCTCTATGTGAAGCCACGCCCACATCTGGCCCCGCCCCTATGTGGAGCCCCGCCCCCTGTCCAGTCCCACCCTATGGGGAGCCCTGCCCTCTTCTGGACCCCACCCCTATGGGGAGCCCCACCCACTTTGGGCCACACCCCTTATATAAAGCCCTGCCCATTTATAGGCTCCGCCCCTATGGGGAGCCCCGCCCACTTCCTGACCCCACCCCTGCAGGAAGCCCCCACCCACTTTGGGCCACGCCCCCTATACAAAGCCCCACCTACTTGTGGGCCCCACCCCCCGGGGAGCCCCACCCACTTCCCAACCCCGCCTTCCTCTCCTCACaccccagagcccccaggcGCGTGGCCCCGCCCACCCCTCAAGCCCCGCCCACTCCCCATGGCCCCTCCCCCTCGCTCAAGCCCCGCCCCCCGCACCTCTCTCCGGGAGATGTCCATGAGCACGGCGAAGCTCGTCATGTGGTTGCACTGGCAGCTGACGTGGCTCTGGTTCCGGAACACCACCTCGCAGCCCCGCGCCGACCAGCcgcccgcgccgcccgcccTGCGCGCCCAGCAGCGTGGGGCCcggcacggggacggggacgccCCGTGCTGGGGATGCCCCGCCTCGCCGTGCCCCTGCCAGCCACTCGTGTCCCCAGGCTCGGGGCAGCCACCCCGCAGCTCCGTCCCCACGCCACCCACCCGCACCATTGGCACCGGGGCTGCCACCCCCCGAGCCCTGTCCCCGTGCCACCCACGGGCCGCAcagcgcagccccagcccctcgccaCCCTCCTGTCACCCCACGGACAGCGCCGTCCCCTCCCCGCGGTGcccaccccgtgtccccatcccggccccgtgtccccctgtccccgtccccagctcACAGCAGCGAGTGGTTCCAGAAGACGCAGATGGGCTTGGAGCGCTCCTGGGTCTCCAGCAGGCGGAACTGCAGCGTGATCGGCTTCTCCAGCGCCCGCGGCGCCCGCCCTGCCGCCGCGTGCACGCTGATGCTCACCACCGGCGTGTTGATGATGGGCCGCTTGGGCACCCTGGGGCGCAGCGGGGTCAGGGCCGTGGGTACCCACCCCACAACCCCACGCGTCCATCCAGCAGCCACGGGCACCCCGTCCAGCCCCTCCCTGGGGACACTCGGGCACCCTGTGTGtgtcccctgggggctgccccgtgTCCCAGCACCCCCCAGCTGCCCTAGCACCCTGTGGACACCCTGTGCACCGATGCTTGGtaccccacagccccccccccccccttgctcCCCATGTCCCAGACCCCCCCCAATGCCCTTGGTGGCCCCCAGGGCCCCACGGCCGTGGCACCTGAGGCTGCGCTTGTCGGTGTCGTACTGCTCGGGCAGGAGCCCGGCCAGGGTGCGGTAGATGATGACGCTGGCGATGGCCTGGCCCTCGCTCAGCTCCGGGTGCCGCTTGTGCCGGGTCACCAAggtcacctcctcctcctcctcttcgtcttctgcagcctcttcctcctcctcctcctcctcctcctcctcctcctgtcctCCCGGGCTTGGCGGTGGCTTCCCGTGCCCCGTGGGGTGGTCTGGGGTGGGCGGGCAGGGGATGGTGGGAGCCTGGCGCCCTGGCAGCCCTATACTGAAGACCCTCAACCCTGCCAGCCCCATGGCCACACCGGGGTCCCCAACCCTCCCATCCCCACGGATGTGCAGGGGTCCCCCATGGCCCTGCCCACCCCATGGCTGTGGGGtttcccccagcctgtgccGCCCCCCCATTCCCAACGCCCCCCAGGACTCACGCCTGCCCTCGGGGGGCCGGAAGACACTCTCGGGCAGGATGACGGTGGTCTCCAGGTCGGGGGGCTTCTCCCCCCGCAGCGCCTCGTAGCGTGGCAGCCGGGCGCCCGCGAAGCTGCCCTTGTCCAGCCGCACCACCGACACCACTGCGGCACCGGGCGTCACCGCCAGCCCCGCACCGGCACCCGCAGCCCCTGGCACCCAGTGCCCACGTGTGCAGAACCCCGCAATGTTACGTGTCCCCTGGGCACACGTGGTGGGGACACACGGTGCTCATGTCCCCAGGTGTGCACACATCTATGTCCCTGGCTATGTCCCCAGGCACACACCAGCCCCCCGGGCACACGTAACGGGAACACAATGCTCGTGTCCACAGGTGTGCGCATGGCCATGTCCTGGGGCACACGCGTGTCCCTGGGTGCACACATGTCCCCATGCTTGGGCACAGGGGGTTCACAGCCCCAGGGCACACACATGCCCACGTTCCCAGGGGAACAAGTGTCCCCGGGGacccacagccctgggcacaCACGTGCCCATGTCCCCAGGTGTGCACGTGTCCCTGGgcacccaccaccaccacccacccaCCCGTGGGCACGCAcccatccccgtccccagctctgtgccctCACCGATGTTGGGGGTGACGATGGTGAAGGGGCTGAGGTAGGTCTGGCGCATGTTCTGCGCCAGGGCGCTGGCGTAGTCCTCGAAGTGCTTCAGCAGCCAGGCCGTGCCGCCCTCCGTCTGCTGGATCAGCTCCCAGTGCCTCTTGTTGCTGGCGTCCAGCAGGGCGCTGCCCACCCGCAGCAGGTTCTGGGGgacgggcagggctgggacagcGCCTCGCAGTGCCCGCGGCTGTGGTGCCCGTCACCCCGGCATCTGGGTGTGGGTTTTCCCTCCCCATCACCCTGGCCTCagggccccagccccgctccttGTCCCCTGGGGCGCAGGGCGAGGAGGAGGTGCCCTGGCGCTGCCAGCTGGTCCCAGTGCACCTGCCAGCCGGCTGGTCCCACCGCGTGCCCCTCTCCAGCGAGGGGACCCAAGTGTGTGCCctgtcccccccgtcccccgtCCCAGCCCACCTCCCCAGGGCCGGGGGCGCGGCGGGGTCCCCCCCGTACCTCGGTGAAGTGGACGTCCTGCGTGGCGGCCAGCCGGAAGCCGCGCTGGGCGCTCTCGTGCTGCAGCAGGCGCGCGGCCAGCCGGTACGCCAGGCGCACGTCGCTGCCGAAGTAGGCGGCCGTGTGGCGCGTGGCGttgtgcagctgcagggccaCCCGCTGCGACTGCGCCGTGTCCAGCACCGACTCGTTGCGCACCAGCCGCTCCGCCTGCCGGCATCACCGTCCTCAgcccccgctgccaccccccgCCCCACTCCCTGTCCCCCCACCCTCTCCCAGACCCGGCTGGGGACGCTTACGAAGCCCTTGAGGGCGGCGAAGGCCAGCGAAGTGCAGTTGAAGAGGTTGGGGGGCAGCCAGCCCTTGTGCTCGTCGCAGTGACGCACCGCCGTGCCTGCGGGGGATGTGGTCAGCGGGGACACCACAGGGACACCGGCACGTCCCCATATCCCCTGTACCCGTGGGGACCTTTGGGCACGGGTTGGCATCAGGGCATGGGATGGCAGCGGGCGGCTCTGTCCCCATGTTCCCCCCTGCTCCCTTGGAGCACTCTGGGCACGGGTGGCACTGGGCAgccctgtccctgtgtcccccccatACCAATGGGGCCTATGGGACAGCAGTGGGCAgtcctgtccccatgtcccccttgTACCCACGGAGAACCTGGGGCACGGggtggcacggggcagccctgtccccatgtccccccctTACCGATGGAGCCCTtggggcacggggcagcagcGGGCAGCCCGAAGCGCGTCCGTGGCCACCAAATGCTGGCCTCGATGGCACGGGGACAGCTGTCGTAGTTGACTGCAAAAGCCAAAGGGGCCGGGCGTCAGCGCCGGGCGCCACTGGGGACGGTGGCACCCAGGTGCCAGCACCCACCTTCACAGCCGCTGGCCGTCACCTCGGCGAAGGGGTTGTCGCAGCGGTCGCAGTGGCGCCCGATGACGCCGGCCTTGCAGGGGCACTGCCCGCTGGTGGCGTCGCAGAGGCGGGACAGGGAGCCGGTGGGGTAGCAGTCGCAGAGCAGGCAGGCGTCGCTGCCCGCCGGCCGGTAGTGGTTCTCCTGGGGACGGGGGGGCACAAGGGGGCTcggtggggctgcagcaggcagaggggtgCGGGGCCAGGCGAGGGGCACCGGCACTCACCTTGCAGCGGCACTCGCCCGTCGTCTTGTTGCAGTCGGGGTCGAAGCCCTTGGCAACGTCGCAGCTGCAGGGGCCGCAGGTGGGGTGGCCCCACCACCCCCGTGGGCACGGCTGGTCCACCCTACGTGGgcggcacggcacagcatggcacagcacggcacNNNNNNNNNNNNNNNNNNNNNNNNNNNNNNNNNNNNNNNNNNNNNNNNNNNNNNNNNNNNNNNNNNNNNNNNNNNNNNNNNNNNNNNNNNNNNNNNNNNNNNNNNNNNNNNNNNNNNNNNNNNNNNNNNNNNNNNNNNNNNNNNNNNNNNNNNNNNNNNNNNNNNNNNNNNNNNNNNNNNNNNNNNNNNNNNNNNNNNNNNNNNNNNNNNNNNNNNNNNNNNNNNNNNNNNNNNNNNNNNNNNNNNNNNNNNNNNNNNNNNNNNNNNNNNNNNNNNNNNNNNNNNNNNNNNNNNNNNNNNNNNNNNNNNNNNNNNNNNNNNNNNNNNNNNNNNNNNNNNNNNNNNNNNNNNNNNNNNNNNNNNNNNNNNNNNNNNNNNNNNNNNNNNNNNNNNNNNNNNNNNNNNNNNNNNNNNNNNNNNNNNNNNNNNNNNNNNNNNNNNNNNNNNNNNNNNNNNNNNNNNNNNNNNNNNNNNNNNNNNNNNNNNNNNNNNNNNNNNNNNNNNNNNNNNNNNNNNNNNNNNNNNNNNNNNNNNNNNNNNNNNNNNNNNNNNNNNNNNNNNNNNNNNNNNNNNNNNNNNNNNNNNNNNNNNNNNNNNNNNNNNNNNNNNNNNNNNNNNNNNNNNNNNNNNNNNNNNNNNNNNNNNNNNNNNNNNNNNNNNNNNNNNNNNNNNNNNNNNNNNNNNNNNNNNNNNNNNNNNNNNNNNNNNNNNNNNNNNNNNNNNNNNNNNNNNNNNNNNNNNNNNNNNNNNNNNNNNNNNNNNNNNNNNNNNNNNNNNNNNNNNNNNNNNNNNNNNNNNNNNNNNNNNNNNNNNNNNNNNNNNNNNNNNNNNNNNNNNNNNNNNNNNNNNNNNNNNNNNNNNNNNNNNNNNNNNNNN
This genomic window contains:
- the LOC118178653 gene encoding cadherin EGF LAG seven-pass G-type receptor 2-like, with amino-acid sequence AVLCHAVPCRPRRVDQPCPRGWWGHPTCGPCSCDVAKGFDPDCNKTTGECRCKENHYRPAGSDACLLCDCYPTGSLSRLCDATSGQCPCKAGVIGRHCDRCDNPFAEVTASGCEVNYDSCPRAIEASIWWPRTRFGLPAAAPCPKGSIGTAVRHCDEHKGWLPPNLFNCTSLAFAALKGFAERLVRNESVLDTAQSQRVALQLHNATRHTAAYFGSDVRLAYRLAARLLQHESAQRGFRLAATQDVHFTENLLRVGSALLDASNKRHWELIQQTEGGTAWLLKHFEDYASALAQNMRQTYLSPFTIVTPNIVVSVVRLDKGSFAGARLPRYEALRGEKPPDLETTVILPESVFRPPEGRHHPTGHGKPPPSPGGQEEEEEEEEEEEEAAEDEEEEEEVTLVTRHKRHPELSEGQAIASVIIYRTLAGLLPEQYDTDKRSLRVPKRPIINTPVVSISVHAAAGRAPRALEKPITLQFRLLETQERSKPICVFWNHSLLAGGAGGWSARGCEVVFRNQSHVSCQCNHMTSFAVLMDISRRENGEILPLAALTYASLGVALAGLLLAVLVLGALRGLRSNRHSIRRHGATALLLAQLVFLLGINQADLPLACTVVAILLQFLHLSAVGWALLEALHLYRRRSEPRHVDRGPMRFYHVLGWGLPAFITGLAVGLDPEGYGNPDFCWLSIHDSLVWSLAGPSACAVAVGVFFLVLAARASCAAPQGFEKKGTGSGLQTALVVLVLPSLAWLLALLAVNSDAILFHYLFAISNCLQGPLIFLFCVVLSREVRQNLRSSCARARGPDPALATKSTLTTAYSCDTTYVAGRLYQAPFGDSTGSLHSVAKSQHSYIPFVRREDAGLSGGRVQPALAEPGGLLLDAAEQQQEHDTDSDSDLSLEDDPSGSYGSTHSSDSEDEAAGAGWDALLRPEQPPAPTGDSPVALARPYWPGEFVTTASESDGHGGSETLRVEPAAGGEAPPRPPLPLPHPHKGILKKKSLPPISERSGAPRPGQPAPPPPPPTGTAASSGSDGSRGGGPGVPRPRQSLQEQLSGAAPIAMSIRAGTVDEDSSGSECAAAPTNRRRAGHHPCSRDTGGVALGGGGHGVAPPHCTLDPAPRPAGVCPPTHTPGTHGAAPPAWGAPPRCHGAPPGIVH